A genomic segment from Thermostichus lividus PCC 6715 encodes:
- a CDS encoding zinc-dependent alcohol dehydrogenase, with protein MKAAVLYGKEDVRIESVADPTPAAGEVVIRVKAATTCGTDLKVWRRGGHARMLTPPILFGHEAAGEIVALGAGVTGWRLGDRVVANNSAPCGQCFYCQRQEFSLCAHLEFNNGTFAEYLKIPASIVRHNLLPIPEHLSEEMAALTEPLACVLHGVARCGWQPQMQQWPSPPQIVVIGDGAIGLMFVGVLAQQGARVLTFGGSDQRLAIAETFGAEQVVNHHQCEDMPAVVKDWTTGRGADIVIEATGVPQVWEVAIACGRPGATINLFGGCPRETRISVDTERLHYEELTLKGVFHNTPAFVRQALALIASQTLPFEMLVSGHAPLTEIEQVLQAMKARQVIKVALHP; from the coding sequence ATGAAAGCGGCAGTGCTCTACGGCAAAGAAGATGTGCGCATTGAAAGCGTGGCGGATCCAACGCCAGCGGCTGGCGAAGTGGTGATCCGTGTGAAAGCGGCAACCACCTGTGGCACCGACTTGAAAGTGTGGCGGCGGGGCGGCCATGCCCGGATGTTAACCCCGCCCATTCTCTTTGGCCATGAGGCCGCAGGGGAAATTGTTGCCCTCGGTGCTGGGGTGACGGGTTGGCGGCTGGGCGATCGCGTGGTAGCAAATAACTCTGCGCCCTGTGGCCAGTGCTTCTATTGCCAGCGGCAGGAGTTTTCGCTGTGTGCGCACCTTGAGTTTAACAATGGCACGTTTGCTGAGTATCTGAAGATTCCTGCTAGTATTGTCCGCCATAACCTCCTGCCAATTCCTGAGCACCTGAGCGAGGAGATGGCTGCCCTGACGGAGCCGCTGGCCTGTGTCCTGCACGGCGTGGCACGTTGCGGGTGGCAGCCCCAGATGCAGCAGTGGCCGAGTCCACCCCAGATTGTGGTGATTGGTGATGGTGCCATTGGTTTAATGTTTGTGGGGGTGTTGGCTCAGCAGGGGGCACGGGTACTCACCTTTGGCGGCTCGGATCAACGGTTGGCGATCGCCGAGACCTTCGGTGCAGAGCAGGTGGTGAACCATCATCAGTGCGAAGATATGCCAGCAGTGGTCAAAGATTGGACGACAGGACGGGGTGCTGACATTGTGATTGAAGCCACAGGCGTACCGCAGGTGTGGGAAGTGGCGATCGCCTGCGGTCGTCCGGGGGCAACGATTAATCTCTTTGGCGGCTGTCCGCGGGAAACCCGCATCAGTGTCGATACTGAGCGCCTGCACTACGAAGAACTCACCCTCAAGGGAGTGTTTCACAATACGCCCGCCTTTGTTCGTCAAGCCCTTGCCCTCATTGCCAGCCAAACCTT